A stretch of Haloprofundus halophilus DNA encodes these proteins:
- a CDS encoding energy-coupling factor ABC transporter ATP-binding protein: protein MITVRNLTHRYGDTVAVDDVSLTVEDGEFLVLVGANGSGKSTLVRQFNGLLEPDSGEVSVDGRAVHEDLVAARVAVGMVFQDPRDQLVAATVGADVAFGPENLGLSHAEIDRRVDAALSAVNLVGREDERVADLSGGERERVAIAGALAMEPTHLVLDEPFTGLDEPARRSVLDRLRALRADGTSVVVVTHDLRDLLSLSDRVVAMADGRVVVDGDPESASTRESLADLDVRVPPVDPC, encoded by the coding sequence ATGATAACGGTCCGCAACCTCACGCACCGCTACGGCGACACCGTCGCCGTCGACGACGTGTCGCTCACCGTCGAAGACGGCGAGTTCCTCGTGCTCGTCGGCGCGAACGGCTCCGGCAAGTCGACGCTCGTCCGCCAGTTCAACGGTCTGCTCGAACCGGATTCGGGCGAGGTGTCCGTCGACGGCAGAGCGGTCCACGAGGACCTCGTCGCCGCGCGTGTCGCCGTCGGCATGGTGTTTCAGGACCCGCGGGACCAGCTCGTCGCCGCCACCGTCGGCGCCGACGTGGCGTTCGGCCCGGAGAACCTCGGCCTCTCTCACGCCGAAATCGACCGCCGCGTCGACGCCGCGCTCTCGGCGGTGAACCTCGTAGGACGGGAAGACGAACGCGTCGCCGACCTCTCGGGCGGCGAGCGCGAACGCGTCGCCATCGCGGGCGCGCTGGCGATGGAACCGACGCATCTCGTGCTGGACGAACCGTTCACCGGTCTCGACGAACCCGCGCGGCGCTCGGTGCTCGACCGTCTCCGGGCGCTCCGCGCCGACGGGACGAGCGTCGTCGTCGTCACCCACGACCTGCGGGACCTCCTCTCGCTTTCGGACCGCGTGGTGGCGATGGCCGACGGTCGAGTCGTCGTCGACGGCGACCCCGAATCGGCGTCGACCCGCGAGTCGCTCGCGGACCTCGACGTGCGCGTCCCACCGGTTGACCCGTGCTGA
- a CDS encoding biotin transporter BioY, protein MATSTDNVELVGDETAKNVARAALFAALVGAFAYVSFPNPVSPAPVTLQVLGVFLAGIMLGPVWGGAAMVLYLAAGAAGVPVFTGGGAGFGSLLADPTLGYLWSYPVAAALVGVVVHRGLSLREYREASTPLLVGAMVAGTVVVYAFGMVGLMLTLGVGVGEAFAVGAAAFLPAEALKIAAAVGIVRSDAVAAA, encoded by the coding sequence ATGGCCACATCGACAGACAACGTCGAACTCGTCGGCGACGAGACGGCGAAGAACGTCGCCCGCGCCGCACTGTTCGCGGCGCTGGTGGGCGCGTTCGCGTACGTCTCGTTTCCGAACCCAGTGTCGCCCGCGCCGGTCACCTTGCAGGTCCTCGGCGTCTTCCTCGCAGGAATCATGCTCGGCCCCGTCTGGGGCGGCGCGGCGATGGTGCTGTATCTCGCCGCCGGCGCGGCGGGCGTCCCCGTCTTCACGGGCGGTGGAGCCGGCTTCGGCTCACTGCTGGCCGACCCGACGCTCGGCTACCTCTGGTCGTACCCCGTCGCCGCCGCGCTCGTCGGCGTCGTCGTCCACCGAGGCCTCTCGCTCCGAGAGTACCGCGAGGCGAGCACGCCGCTGCTCGTCGGCGCGATGGTCGCCGGCACCGTCGTCGTCTACGCCTTCGGGATGGTCGGGCTGATGCTGACACTCGGTGTCGGCGTCGGCGAGGCGTTCGCCGTCGGCGCGGCCGCCTTTCTGCCCGCCGAGGCGCTGAAGATCGCCGCCGCCGTCGGTATCGTCCGTTCGGACGCCGTCGCCGCCGCATAG
- a CDS encoding conditioned medium-induced protein 4: MDEKTAELRDIFIDATGSDTVTESQEEGRGSLTEDEENIERRLDELVTTMRNRYEFANDLETATLVQVVRGFYDEQSDEELAAELNLDESELFDARMDLHLVSESDRDAPFALDELRTLVVDDVPMSDRAAELDSDESTVRRYSAVVEADQRSTRANDRFRDEFAELLTDSDLSARLVETAREDGLKEATEDIETNVSF; this comes from the coding sequence ATGGACGAGAAGACGGCGGAACTCCGGGACATCTTCATCGATGCCACCGGCTCGGATACCGTCACGGAGAGTCAGGAGGAGGGGCGGGGGTCCCTGACCGAGGACGAGGAGAACATCGAGCGACGACTCGACGAACTCGTCACGACGATGCGGAACCGGTACGAGTTCGCGAACGACCTCGAAACCGCGACGCTCGTGCAGGTCGTCCGCGGATTCTACGACGAGCAGTCGGACGAGGAACTGGCCGCGGAGCTGAATCTCGACGAGTCGGAACTGTTCGACGCGCGAATGGACCTCCACCTCGTGAGCGAGTCGGACCGCGACGCGCCGTTCGCACTCGACGAACTACGGACGCTCGTCGTCGACGACGTGCCGATGAGCGACCGGGCCGCCGAACTCGACAGCGACGAGTCGACCGTCCGCCGGTACTCGGCGGTCGTCGAGGCCGACCAACGCTCGACGCGGGCGAACGACCGGTTCCGCGACGAGTTCGCCGAACTGCTCACCGATTCGGACCTCTCGGCGCGCCTCGTCGAGACCGCCCGCGAGGACGGCCTGAAAGAGGCAACCGAAGATATCGAGACGAACGTCTCCTTCTGA
- a CDS encoding CRISPR-associated protein Cas4: MPTFTDLSRATYCPRQLYYARRDEDRGPPSEVADVRELAFRYEELVDADDEAIRGLPVAVEPDEYRRALDRLRERDEWTSLCNPAERDRLLRGRDARGIAHKILPDESEDDPPIPTLVSPGHPPEQGVWKPQKVRAVAAAKALSWEEEREVPRALVEYPAVGAVRTVRLTTRAKAAYRTAVRTVRSMDGPPPRLRGSDKCSSCEYRSRCGVKTRSLRSLLGL, from the coding sequence GTGCCGACGTTCACCGACCTCTCGCGGGCGACGTACTGTCCGCGACAACTGTACTACGCTCGCCGCGACGAAGACCGCGGACCGCCGTCGGAGGTCGCCGACGTTCGCGAGTTGGCGTTTCGCTACGAGGAACTGGTCGACGCCGACGACGAGGCGATTCGAGGGCTTCCCGTCGCAGTCGAACCCGACGAGTATCGGCGTGCGCTCGACCGACTCCGCGAACGCGACGAGTGGACGAGTCTCTGTAACCCCGCAGAGCGCGACCGCCTGCTTCGCGGGAGGGACGCGCGGGGAATCGCGCACAAGATTCTCCCGGACGAGTCCGAAGACGACCCGCCGATACCGACGCTCGTCTCGCCCGGCCACCCGCCGGAGCAGGGGGTCTGGAAGCCGCAGAAAGTGCGTGCCGTCGCGGCGGCGAAGGCGCTCTCGTGGGAAGAAGAGCGCGAGGTACCCCGAGCCCTCGTCGAGTATCCGGCAGTCGGCGCCGTGCGGACGGTCCGGCTGACGACCCGCGCGAAGGCGGCGTACCGAACCGCGGTTCGGACAGTGCGGTCGATGGACGGCCCGCCGCCGCGACTCCGCGGCAGCGACAAGTGTTCGTCGTGCGAGTACCGGAGTCGATGCGGGGTCAAGACGCGGTCGCTCCGGTCGTTACTCGGACTGTGA
- a CDS encoding L-threonylcarbamoyladenylate synthase — translation MDTVADAVAAVERGEAVVYPTETVYGLGADALDADAVERVFELKGRARDKPLSLGAPSVDAALSYIDPTDREIRFMREFLPGPVTVVTARREVVPDALTAGRERVGIRVPDHDLALELLSELAPTPLTATSANRSGAGSVRRIDELDSRIRDAVGAVLDDGEAPGAESTVVDVGENVVHRRGARADDIEAWLKRE, via the coding sequence ATGGACACAGTCGCAGACGCCGTCGCCGCGGTCGAACGCGGCGAGGCGGTCGTCTATCCGACGGAGACGGTGTACGGACTCGGCGCGGACGCGCTTGACGCCGACGCTGTCGAACGCGTGTTCGAGTTGAAGGGCCGCGCTCGCGACAAGCCGCTGTCGCTCGGCGCTCCGAGCGTCGACGCGGCGCTCTCGTACATCGACCCGACCGACCGGGAGATTCGGTTCATGCGCGAGTTCCTCCCCGGACCCGTGACCGTCGTCACCGCCCGCCGAGAGGTGGTTCCCGACGCGCTCACCGCCGGACGCGAGCGCGTCGGTATCCGGGTCCCCGACCACGACTTGGCGCTCGAACTCCTCTCGGAACTCGCGCCGACGCCGCTGACGGCGACCAGTGCGAACCGGAGCGGGGCCGGAAGCGTCCGCCGTATCGACGAACTCGACTCCCGAATCCGCGACGCGGTGGGCGCGGTGCTCGACGACGGCGAGGCACCCGGCGCGGAGAGCACGGTGGTCGACGTCGGCGAGAACGTCGTTCACCGCCGCGGCGCGCGCGCCGACGACATCGAGGCGTGGCTGAAGCGGGAGTGA
- a CDS encoding redoxin domain-containing protein produces MVDFEVVELPETDHVDVGDTAPDFTRPLVDAEYWEDASLSELTADGPVLLVFYTMDGAFPATYVWNEIRDRNWGDTLTVVGLSISSPYEHKTFIEEREMSYSLFSDPQNGVAAEYGVENDLDGMAGVAEARPAVFLLDDERTVEYAWVASEWPDFPDYDEVEAAIDDLV; encoded by the coding sequence GTGGTCGACTTCGAGGTCGTCGAACTCCCCGAGACCGACCACGTCGACGTCGGCGACACGGCGCCCGACTTCACCCGACCGCTCGTCGACGCCGAGTACTGGGAGGACGCGTCGCTGTCCGAACTCACCGCCGACGGGCCCGTCCTCCTCGTGTTCTACACGATGGACGGCGCGTTCCCGGCGACGTACGTGTGGAACGAGATCCGCGACCGTAACTGGGGTGACACGCTCACCGTCGTCGGCCTCTCCATCTCCTCGCCATACGAACACAAGACGTTCATCGAGGAACGCGAGATGTCGTACTCGCTGTTCTCGGACCCGCAGAACGGCGTCGCCGCCGAGTACGGTGTCGAGAACGACCTCGACGGGATGGCGGGCGTGGCCGAGGCGCGCCCGGCGGTGTTCCTGCTCGACGACGAGCGCACCGTCGAGTACGCGTGGGTCGCCAGCGAGTGGCCCGACTTCCCCGACTACGACGAGGTCGAGGCGGCTATCGACGACCTCGTCTGA
- a CDS encoding glutathione S-transferase N-terminal domain-containing protein has translation MSDDPAITLYRLQACPYCERVVRKLREYDLDYRSRFVEPMHSERNVVRRISGKRTVPAIVDENTGLTMSESANIVEYLDKTYGEAATDGGVDADNGGAA, from the coding sequence ATGTCCGACGACCCAGCTATCACCCTGTACCGATTACAGGCGTGTCCGTACTGCGAGCGCGTCGTCCGTAAACTCCGGGAGTACGACCTCGATTACCGGTCGCGGTTCGTCGAACCGATGCACTCCGAGCGCAACGTCGTCAGGCGAATCTCCGGCAAGCGGACCGTTCCGGCCATCGTCGACGAGAACACGGGGTTGACGATGTCGGAGTCGGCGAACATCGTCGAGTATCTCGACAAGACGTACGGCGAGGCGGCGACCGACGGCGGTGTGGACGCCGACAACGGAGGTGCGGCGTAG